The Proteiniphilum propionicum genome contains the following window.
ATCAATTCATCAATGTAATTTATGCAACTAAATCGGACAAACGCAGCTTGTCGTCCGTACGTCGTATGTCAAAAATAGCCAAGACTGGAATTCTCTGGTACTTTCAAGGCACAATGTCATTCCTTCATCAGCAATTTCCACATGTGTTCACTTCCGGGGATGATAATAAAAAAACAAATGTTTTTGATTATCAGCAACGCATAATTGACTCCCTGGCTGAAGGTGACGTGACTAAAAAGAAACAGGTACGCCAGTCACTTTTGTATGATGCTCTTTACAGCATGGAAATGGCAGCTATACGACTTGAAGATATGGAAAAAGAACATCGGAAACGCTCAAAAAAATAAGTTATGAAATATAATCATTTTGAATATACTGAAATGTTGGCCAGGCAACTTATCCCTATATCACATACTGACACTGACCGTCATTACTTTAGAGCTTCAGAAGAATCTGAGCTTAAAGAGCTTAATGAAATGATGTCACAGGCTCACGGAATGATAATGATTGCTATTGACGGCAAAAATTCAGAATTTGGGTTCAACTTAGCCGACAATCTTATAGAGAAATCAGGTTTTAGTTTAGTTATAGCTAAACAAACAGCTTCATCGGATACAGACACGATATTCCAGGCTCAAAAAGACAGTTACAATGTCATGATGAATATTGTAGCCAGATACATGAGAGATTATCAGCATTCAAATTATGGTTGTGATTTTCTGGATCCTGAAAGTTTTGCTTTCGAAGGCTTTGGTCCAATCGGAGATCTCTTTTACGGGGTTATTCTTGATTTCTATTTAGAGACAGGAGTGAATTACAAAATAAACCCTGAAATGTGGAAATAATATGAGTTATCAAAAGCGAAGAATAGAGGCAGGCGAACATCGCCGAAAATTATCCAATCAAATAAGGGGTTCCAGGAGATTATCAAGTCTTCCTTTTGAACTTTCCCTAGAGAGTAGCTCCGAAGTAGATAAGTTTCAACGTTCACAGGACCGTGATAGACAAAAGGAGTTTAACAAAGAAGTTAGAGATTGGAGTAATAAAAGTACTTCAGCACTCAAAGGATCTGTCTCAAGATTGATAAAACGTAACGTATCACTATCGGCATCAATAAAGGCGAACTTATATTATGACAGAAAATATGCAAGTGAGGTCAATCGTGTTGGATTTTCATTTGTACGTGAAGGAATCTATATTCATAAAGGAGCTGGTCGCGGTCAGGGTGGTCATATCGGCGGACGCTGGATAGATCGTTATGGTAATCAAAAAACACGTGCTGAAGAGAGCGCCGGTAAACAAGGCAAAGGAAATCGTCAGCCAATTTTGTGGTTCGATCCGGTAATTGATAATAGACTCCCCCAGTTGGCAGATTTAGTTGCTGATTATTCAGCAACAATGCAGATAAATGCGACGAATCTATTTATCGACTAACTGTCCTTTGATGTAGCCTTTATTTAAAGGAAATTTGAAATAAAAACATGGATAGACTTACCAAAACTGCCATTATGGAAAACTTTGTTGATAGATTGAAAGAACTGATGTATTTGATTGTCGCTGGAATTGGTTCAGCCCTATTGCCGGTACAAGACATTTTAATTTTACTCTCTATGGGTTTCGTGTTTAATATTTTTACAGGAATAGTCACCGACATACACGTGAATCACGCACGATTTGACATAAAAAAAGCATTCAGTGCAATTACACAGCTTACATTTTACGCCACATGTGTAGTGTTTTTGAATCACGGTGCAAAACTCCTGGATGAACCACAGATGGGTATTGTAGCTGTCAAATGGGTAACAATGATTGTAATATACTTTTATCTCACTAATATTTTTAAAAACGCAAAGCAAGTTTATCCACGTAATTTAGCTATAAGTTTCATTTACGAAATCTTATCTACTGAAATATTTACACGCTTGAAAGAGACAATTGGTATTAAAAATAACAACGATGAGAAAGATAAATAAAATAATAATCCACTGCTCTGCAACCCCTGAAGGAAGGCATGTAACAGTACAGGATATAGACCGTTGGCATAGAGATCGGGGATTCTCGCAAATTGGATATCACTGGGTCATTTACCTGGACGGATCAATCCACAAAGGTAGATCAGAAGAAATTGCCGGAGCTCATGTGGTTGGCCATAATGCAAACAGTGTTGGTATATGCTATATTGGCGGTGTAGATGAAATGATGCGTCCAAAAGACACCAGAACAAAAGAGCAACGAGCAACCATGCGAAGTTTGGTTAGTTCTCTCAAAAATAAACATCCTGATGCAACAGTCCACGGACATAATGAGTTTGCTGCAAAGGCTTGTCCAAGTTTCGATGTGAAAAAAGAATTTTAAAAATATATGAGAAATGATTCTAGAAATATTTTCAATCGTAGTAGTATGCTTATTAGTACTATTATTCTTTTGGCTCTATTATCGCTTATTGGTTGCCGTAGTAAAAGAAATACATCCCGATATGAATTACATACTGTGGGATCTGAGCGAGTGGAACGAGTCATTGATTCAATTCGAATTGTGGAAGACAATCAACAAACAACAGAACGAAGAGGATCGGAAACTGATCAATCATTCACCCGGGTTACTGAATTCGACTCAACAGGCACAGTACGACGCATACAGGAAACGTGGCGGGACCGACAGCGAATCGACGTGGTTACAAAAGAGCGATTTGGACGAACTGTTTCCGTAGCCGAAACAAATCAGCAAATCATCATTCGAGATACAGCTTCAACAGAAACAAATGAAGTGGTAGAAGTCAAAACTGATTCCCGTCCAATCCAAGGTTTTGAATGGTTTTGGATAGTGCTTTCCGGAGTACTCGTTTTAACGGTAATAATTTACATAATATATAACAGACTCAAATAATGGCAATAATACAACAACCGGATGCTTTATCGATGTCAGGCAACATGAAAAAATTCATAGTGAGCTCCGGCACTCAGATCTCCTTTGAGTTAAAAGAAGGTGATACTGTTTTGCTTTCTGCTACTTATGAGCCGGGCATGGATGGGCGTGCCACTATAGATATAAAAGATATCATAGAAAGCCGTCTTAATTATATTATTAAGTACGATAATATTTATGAACAAACAGAGTTGGTTAAGTCTTTTACTGCCACAATTGATGGTGTAACATCTGCTTTTAAAGTTATTCGTTCAGGAGTGGCCAACTTACAGGATACTCCTGCCAACTGGCTTAAAAACAATTTTCTAACATGGCAGCCACAAAATAAGTATGTCACTTACAACTCTCCTGAATGGCTCACTTACTATGCTCAAGAATCATGTAATATAATGTTGAAGGCATACCTTCCCGGCAACACAGTTCAAAATGTTAATCTGGGTGCTTGTGAACCCGGGAAGGCCTTCACTTTTAATTTGCAATACGCATTTATAGTCGGTAAATTAAATCAGCAGTATCCCACTTATTTTGATGTATGGGCAGAAACAACAGCCGGAATAAGACTCACGTACATACAGCGATATCTTTACAGCGATCCAAAATCAGAACAGGAACAATGGTTCATGTTTGAAAATAGTCTGGGCGGACTTGATACTGTTCGTGCTTCCGGTGACAGTGATTTCACTGGCCGGCACGATCATAAATTGTCAGCAATTGACAATTTCTCAGCTGAATATGATGTAGATACAGAGCGAACATATAATAAGAATACAGGGTACCTCGATAATTATGAACGTCGCTGGTTACTTGATTTCTTTCCATCCAAAAAGAAATATATTTATCACCTTTCAGCTATACGTGCAATTGTGGTGACATATAGCGACGTGAAATATACGTCTTCTGATCTGCCATCAGAATACAACTTTACCTATAAATTCTCCGATGCTGACACCTCGGTTCTGTTAAACTTAATTCGAAATGAAGACATTCCGGCGGATATAACCATACCAAACCTTGACTCGCCGGATTTTCATTTACCCCCTCGGCTGAGTGAGTACCCGCTAGCTTACCTTCACGAGGGGGTAATTTTTCCTGTGTTTGATCCAAATTCGGAACAGGCACAGATAACTACGTTCGGCAGATTGGTTGAACGTATTACGCAAGATGTATCGAATGCAGTTAAAGATAAAAGGCTATCGATGCGATTTCAGTTTTCAAATGGTAATTCATTTGCAAATACTCCATGGCAGACAACCGTAACGGTTCATGTCTTCCGGGGCTTTGACGAAATTACTGCCTCCATTCCTGCAGAAAACTGGGATTGGACCAGAGCTACTACTGATCCGATTGATGATAATGCCTGGAATATATCACATGATAGAGTGACAGATACGCTTACTCTTCGCATGGATGATCAGCAGAATGATTTCGGTAATAATATTTTTAAAGACCGTCAGTGTACATTTACTGTAACGGTTTTGGTACCTGACTCAGGAGAAACAATTTCACATACATTCAATTATGCGCCTTACTAGTGATTTAATACGAAATTTCAGTCCGCTCAACAAAACATTTTCACTTTTGGTTGAAGGTGGTGCGGTTACGCAAATATACTACCCTGACAAAAATGAATGGGTACCTGATCATGCAATTACTCCGGTGGTAATTTATCCACGGTGCAGTATCGTCGATCCTGATCAGATACTTCCAAATGGACTGGTAAATAAAGAACTCAGCGGCATTACTTGGCGTGCAAATGGGAGTAGTGTTGCAGGTAACAGCAATTATCAGATAGATACTTCTACCGGTGATAGCCGGGGAACATTGCTGGTAATGCAAAATGTACCTGCAGGTCAGCAAATAGAACTGGAATTTGAAGCTCAGTATTTCGACACACGCACGGGAGACTGGATCAAGTTTGCCGGCAATATGATGTTGAACACCAATATTGCGGCCAATGAAATTATCTCTATTGAGGTTGACAGCCCTGCAGTAGTGGAATATAATCCTATTGCGGAACAGTTTTTATTTAAATTAACTCCGACATCCAGGCTTGGCGGTATCCAGATAACCGGTGCTAATACTAAATATTTTCTTAAGATATTAGAAAACGGAATTGAGCGAGAGGTTGATCCAATTGATGATCTTGAGTTTCAAAGCATCGATGCTGAAGGAGTCTGCACTTTTGACATGAGATTTGTTCCTGAGAAAAAGAACTACAGATTGTATGTTGATTACGTACGTACAGGTGATGTTGTCCCGGCAGCTCCAACTGCACGTGCTGCACTTATTGATTTTTCTCTTCGTCGCAGATATGAACCCTTTACTATTGATCTGAAAGATTTCGGACCAATACAGCCATGGCAACGACAGTATTATATTGAGGCAGTAATAATTTTAGCATCTTCCGGCCAGATATTATCAGAGCCTAATCGATTCTTCAATATTGAGTATCTCTACAAGCATATAGGAGTTGAGCAGCATATTGCTTATGGCAATAATGCCACGCTTGATATACCGGCATATATGATAAGCTTTGATTCTCAAATATTGCTCGACATTGAAGAGAAAAGTCAATTGATGGCTTTATCAAATGCAGGCTTTGTTTTGACAGACAATGGTAAGGTACTAGTAACAAATTAGAATTATGAACTACGCAAAAATAAAAATTTCATCACTGCCCGATCCGGCAATAGCTAACCGTCGTCTTGCTTATAACGGATATATTTTAATAAATGAAAAGGATGTTGCAGGTTTCCATACAGGCACGTTCGAAGATTTTGTAATTAGCCTGGGCGGCACACTTCTTACAGCACACGAAGCAAAAGTTGAACTTTCAAAAAACAAATACAAATGGTACAGCAAGTAAATGATAGTTTCACCGTAATACTTCTATCAAAAGGAGATTCTCCAACGGTTTTTCTTGAAGCTAATCCGCTTCTTTGGCAAGGCATAAGCTCCGATGGGCTTACAATTGTTCCTGATTTCAAGATACCGGCCAACCAACCGGTAATAAAACCAAAAATTTTATCTTCTCTGCAGTCTGCCTATATAAATATAATCCCTGAGTCAGATCGCTGGTGGTACAATGATCAGGAGCTTACATTTGATGCAAATGGAAATGTAACTGCTCCTGCAGCTTATGTCGGACTTTTCAAAAGAGATAAAGTTGCCGGCACACTTAAGGTTATTGACAACCTGGTATCGATGACAAATAAAACTCCGGATACGATTAAATTTGAAGGAGTGATTGAGACTGGTGGCACCACAACTGTAGTTTCTCATACTATTCGCGTGCAAATTGAAGAGATGGCCGGTTCAACATACTCAGGCCAGGTACAACTGTCATCTACTACCATTGATGCTCCGGATGCAGTGATAACTGCAACGGCCAGACTTTTTGCAGCAGCTGCAGAAATAACCACGGGGTTTCAAGTTAATTATTATGAAGCGGTGCCACTCTCTCAGAATCCCAGCGGCTGGGTGCCTTTTAAACCCGGGTCCGGCAAAGTAGTTACGATTGGAGCAGTTGATGTAGACAGTCGTCAGCTATTCAAGGCAGATTTCATTGTCAACAGCAATGTAGTGTCCACGGTCATTTTTGCAATTTATGACACCCAGGATCCTTACATGATCAGCATGCCTTTCAAAACAAAATATATCACGAAAGATGAGTCAACCACAGCTACACTTAGTCTTATAGATCGGAAAACCGGAGCAACAGTATCCGGAGTAACCTGGGAAATGTGGCATCAAGATACACTTGGTAGAATAGTGGATATATCCACTCCTGTAGTGAATAACGTGGTTACAATTAAAGGTAGCGATTTAGAACAGCTTAATAATGAAGGTGAAAAAATAGGTTCTATAAGAACTTATATCACAGCAACAAAATAACACTTATGGGTAAAAAATATCATAGTTATTTTGATGTAGGATTAATGCCAAAAGATGGGACACAAGGTGATCCCGGACCCACCTATTATCCTGCCGGGATTTATGATGATACCATAGAATATGTACGTACTAAAATACATGCCCCTTATGTGATAACTGTAAGTGGCCAATATTATGTTCTTGAAAAGTTTGGAATAACAAAGGGTGTAGATCCGGAAACAGACACTACAGGAACATGGGTTATATTTGATTTTATAAAATATGCTTTTTTTGAAGTTGCGATGGTCAACTTTGGAAAGATAGCTGCTGCGGTTTTCTCAGGTAATGTAATGATGAGTCAGTATGGGATTGATGGGACAAATAATTATAAAAACTATTCCGGTGAAGCTGGTGCCTGGCAACCAAATATACTATTCAATTTTTTAACAGGATCTGGTCATTTAGCTGGTGGTAATATAAAATGGGATGAGGAGGGCAATTCATTGTTTACCGGGTCAATCCAATCCTCTGATGAAGGCAACAAAATTGTTATTGATGGCGGGGATAGGAGTCTGAAAATGATAAATAAATACGACAAACAACTTGTCAATTTTTATTTCTATGAAGGCACGAGCGGCTGGGGAACTTCATATCCTGTTTTAAGGATGGACTTATGGCGTAAAGATGCTATAGGTGAATGGACATGGGATGATTATACGGATTATTCACCATTTGGTATAGATTTTAGAAGCTGGGATAACAGTCTTCCTTGGGTCGGTCAGTTAAATTCTTCCAGTATGAATATTTCGTATGGCTGGGAGGGAACTGCAAGCGAGAGAAGAATTTCAATAAATCTATTCGATGACCAGTATCTTGAAATGAGGATGAAGGGGTCAGTAATATCAAACCTGTCTTTAAAGCCAAGGATAATCTTAGGAAGTAGCTCTGTGTGGCTTGACCACTGGGATGTGTTTGTTACATGCTATAATACTGCGAACATTAATGTTTACTTGCCTTCCTCCCCTTCTCTTGGTGCTATTAAATTTATACGCAGAATGAATGCTTCATCCATAACTGTTATGGGAAATGGCAAGCAAATCTCTCATGGGAATGGCTCTATATCAACATCTATTCCAGCTGGATCAGGTCGTGGTGATACTGCGGTCTTTTTTTGGGATGGTCAATATTGGACTTATAATTATTGGGTGAGAGATCCAAATTAATAAAAAATAATATGAAAAAGATAAACTTTGAAGAAATGGAGTTTTTTCTGAACATCGAAAAAACTCAAAAAAGAACACAGGACGTTAAGAGTCAGTTCGCGAATGCTATATATGTAAGTGCAACGGGCATTGAAATGCATGCCCTGGCCATGAAGATATATAATTCAAAAGGTGCTACCGAATTTACAGACAAAGAGTGTAGTATGATTCAGCAAGTAACAAACCAGTTTACACCTATGTTTATTGATGCAATAAACAACGTTCTCGACAAACAGGATAACAACAAAAATGAAAAATAAAACATTATGGCAACAGAAACTCAAGAAGTAAAATTACTCGAAGATCTTGCATCATTTGACATTGCTGATAAACTAATGGTGTACAGCAAAAAATACAACAAATTAGGCTTTCTGCCTGCAGGTCTTTTAAGCAGTAGTTCCGGTTACGCTGCACGTCGCTGGAATGTAAATAACAGTTCTCCTATTGGTGAAGCAGTCGGAGACATTGATTATCTGAGAAACCTTCCATCCTTACTTGGACTTGGTTGTTATCTAGTTGACAATAATCATAACCGGCGCAAGCTCGATCCTACAAACCATTACAAGTTTGCCGACGGAAATGTAGCAGCTCTTGATGGCTCAATGGGACATTACATGTGGGGTTGGGGAACAAACTGGTATTACAGCTGGTGGGTCGAAGGTAATTATTACTATGAAGCTGCATCCTTAAAACCAATACTTGGCAGAATGAATTATGCTATACCTGTAGCAAGTATGTCAGCTATTGGCGGCGGTGTTATAGACAGAGATACAGACACACTTGTATCCTATATTAATAATTCAGCTCGATATCGTGGAGGTAACAACAATGCAACACTGGATGGAGCTTACAATACCCAGTTAGGTAGAGCCGCCTCAAATTTATCTGC
Protein-coding sequences here:
- a CDS encoding N-acetylmuramoyl-L-alanine amidase gives rise to the protein MRKINKIIIHCSATPEGRHVTVQDIDRWHRDRGFSQIGYHWVIYLDGSIHKGRSEEIAGAHVVGHNANSVGICYIGGVDEMMRPKDTRTKEQRATMRSLVSSLKNKHPDATVHGHNEFAAKACPSFDVKKEF